Proteins from one Neodiprion fabricii isolate iyNeoFabr1 chromosome 5, iyNeoFabr1.1, whole genome shotgun sequence genomic window:
- the LOC124182657 gene encoding ubiquitin-conjugating enzyme E2 T-like isoform X2 — MQKASRLKRELAMMAENPPEGICCYPKNDKTDVLSANILGPLGSPYEGGLFQLEIEIPEIYPFEPPRMKFLTPVYHPNIDDSGRICMDLLKMPPKGGWKPTINIENLLTAIQLLLSYPNPDDPLMAEIAEEYRFNKVEFERKARKSTAENAMKKRKYEF; from the coding sequence ATGCAGAAAGCATCGAGGTTGAAGAGAGAACTGGCAATGATGGCAGAAAATCCTCCAGAGGGTATTTGCTGCTATCCGAAAAATGACAAAACTGACGTTTTGTCTGCTAATATCTTGGGGCCACTTGGGAGCCCTTATGAGGGCGGATTATTCCAACTAGAAATTGAAATACCAGAAATTTACCCTTTTGAACCACCTAGGATGAAGTTTTTAACACCTGTTTACCACCCCAACATAGATGACTCAGGAAGAATCTGTATGGACTTGTTAAAAATGCCACCAAAAGGAGGCTGGAAACCAACGATAAACATAGAAAATTTACTGACTGCCATTCAACTACTACTCAGTTACCCAAATCCTGATGATCCACTTATGGCTGAAATAGCTGAAGAATATCGTTTCAACAAAGTGGAGTTTGAAAGAAAGGCTCGCAAAAGTACAGCAGAaaatgcaatgaaaaaaagaaaatacgaatTTTAG
- the LOC124182656 gene encoding uncharacterized protein LOC124182656, which produces MAGEDAEICGFLDAKLPGNRGMTQRVRKRSLAPWKVWRRHWCSVRKLGPGLGIEVRLDCGISSGGATVPKDRDNAIKIPTDAIICRTESRSKQFAFGIFPPSERKPLLYLCGNSETESQRWMANLRQVLKPRRHRFMEGMFHVSMVDNAHSRGAGLTGLHGDLVASRLGVFVKDVNSGEIKESLEWKELSQFHLPAAGRPEDVKRICVIHTSKEFRGGVGELHLFCFEAVRLLQDFLTQGRGPRHKHLNERPLSLSEGDLRISIHNDADSGTCPVLKSKVASSLISAGLGLLLSTRSGSEAKLLDDISENKILGNVSRSKINICTRAVDNVYQPEPASIPNIGSSLEELEEPCPRRVSNISVASGIYEEIMDEIDPSRTIKMPFNLYEDPEELLFGPCGPRQPPPPLPPRQRCGSGSTRNGSISDDGLDSEGGTRSATPSTQEDTTPTPTPEDKTNTNHTSIDNAEYVPMSPRLKDIIQQDQNPAQEDFYMIMR; this is translated from the exons ATGGCTGGCGAAGATGCAGAGATTTGTGGATTTCTGGATGCCAAACTGCCTGGCAACAGAGGAATGACCCAAAGAGTAAGAAAACGTTCTCTAGCACCTTGGAAAGTCTGGAGACGTCATTGGTGTTCGGTGAGAAAATTGGGTCCGGGTCTTGGAATAGAAGTTAGATTAGACTGCGGTATAAGTAGCGGCGGAGCTACGGTACCCAAGGATCGTGATAACGCGATAAAAATACCGACAGATGCTATTATCTGTCGTACAGAATCCAGGTCCAAACAGTTTGCATTCGGTATTTTTCCTCCGAGCGAAAGAAAACCTCTTCTATATCTGTGTGGGAATTCTGAAACTGAAAGTCAACGCTGGATGGCAAATCTTAGGCAGGTACTTAAGCCCAGAAGACATCGTTTCATGGAAGGCATGTTCCATGTTTCAATGGTCGATAATGCACATTCAAGAGGTGCAGGTCTCACAG GGCTTCATGGCGATCTCGTAGCCAGTCGTTTGGGCGTTTTCGTCAAGGACGTCAATTCcggagaaataaaagaaagctTGGAATGGAAAGAGTTGAGTCAATTTCATCTTCCAGCCGCAGGTCGACCAGAAGATGTGAAACGAATTTGTGTGATTCACACATCCAAAGAGTTTCGTGGAGGTGTTGGCGAATTGCATTTGTTCTGCTTTGAAGCCGTAAGATTGCTCCAGGACTTTTTAACGCAGGGAAGAGGACCACGACACAAGCATCTAAATGAAAGGCCTTTAAGTCTTAGTGAAGGGGACTTAAGAATTTCCATTCACAATGATGCGGACTCTGGTACTTGTCCTGTATTGAAATCCAAAGTTGCATCCAGTTTGATAAGTGCTGGCTTGGGTTTGTTACTGTCGACAAGATCTGGTAGCGAGGCAAAGTTATTAGACGACATATCAGAGAACAAAATTTTGGGAAACGTATCCCgttcaaaaataaacatatGTACCCGAGCTGTCGACAATGTCTATCAACCAGAACCAGCCAGTATTCCAAACATTGGATCAAGTCTGGAAGAACTAGAAGAACCTTGCCCGAGAAGAGTTTCTAACATCTCAGTTGCTTCGGGTATCTATGAAGAGATTATGGATGAGATTGATCCATCGAGGACTataaaaatgccatttaatttgtACGAAGACCCGGAGGAACTACTTTTTGGGCCTTGTGGCCCCAGACAACCCCCTCCACCTTTACCTCCGAGACAACGCTGTGGATCTGGATCCACCCGCAATGGAAG CATAAGTGACGATGGTCTAGATTCGGAAGGTGGAACGAGATCAGCTACGCCTAGTACTCAAGAGGATACCACACCAACACCAACGCCAGAGGATAAAACAAATACTAACCATACATCAATTGATAATGCTGAGTATGTTCCGATGTCTCCACGCCTAAAAGATATCATACAACAAGACCAAAATCCTGCTCAGGAAGATTTTTATATGATAATGCGCTGA
- the LOC124182657 gene encoding ubiquitin-conjugating enzyme E2 T-like isoform X1 has protein sequence MYIKYVNLPNHINLGQKIRSGRYHFAEIVQREMQKASRLKRELAMMAENPPEGICCYPKNDKTDVLSANILGPLGSPYEGGLFQLEIEIPEIYPFEPPRMKFLTPVYHPNIDDSGRICMDLLKMPPKGGWKPTINIENLLTAIQLLLSYPNPDDPLMAEIAEEYRFNKVEFERKARKSTAENAMKKRKYEF, from the exons atgtacataaaatatGTGAATCTGCCAAATCATATCAATTTGGGACAAAAAATACGGTCAGGACGATATC ACTTCGCAGAAATTGTTCAACGTGAAATGCAGAAAGCATCGAGGTTGAAGAGAGAACTGGCAATGATGGCAGAAAATCCTCCAGAGGGTATTTGCTGCTATCCGAAAAATGACAAAACTGACGTTTTGTCTGCTAATATCTTGGGGCCACTTGGGAGCCCTTATGAGGGCGGATTATTCCAACTAGAAATTGAAATACCAGAAATTTACCCTTTTGAACCACCTAGGATGAAGTTTTTAACACCTGTTTACCACCCCAACATAGATGACTCAGGAAGAATCTGTATGGACTTGTTAAAAATGCCACCAAAAGGAGGCTGGAAACCAACGATAAACATAGAAAATTTACTGACTGCCATTCAACTACTACTCAGTTACCCAAATCCTGATGATCCACTTATGGCTGAAATAGCTGAAGAATATCGTTTCAACAAAGTGGAGTTTGAAAGAAAGGCTCGCAAAAGTACAGCAGAaaatgcaatgaaaaaaagaaaatacgaatTTTAG